The sequence GCCGCGGTATGGAGCGTCACCGTGCTGGCGACCAGCCTGGAGTTCTTTATTCTGGCGCGCGTCGTGATCTTCGACATGACGCTGACTTTCTTCGTGACGGCCGCGCTGTTTTGCTTCTACGAAGCCCTGCACGGCCCCGCGGCGCCGCGGCGCCTTTCCCTGCTCTCCATGTACGCCTGTCTCGGCGCGGGAACGCTGGTCAAAGGCCCGATCGCGGTGCTGATTCCCGCGATGGTCGGCGTTTCCTACTTGCTCGCGACGAAGCAATGGGCGAAGCTCGGCTCGCTGCGTCTGCCGCTCGGCGCCGCGATCGTGCTCGCCATCGCGCTGCCGTGGTATCTCGCCGCGGAATTCCGAAGCCCCGGCTATCTCAGGTATTTTTTCTGGGAAGAGAACGTAGCACGCTTTCTCACCCCTGAATTCGACCGCAGCCGGCCGTGGTATTTTTTCGTCGGCGTTCTCGCCGTCGGGTTTTCGCCCTGGGTTTTCTGGCTGCCACTCGCCGGGCCGAGCCTGCGCAGACAGCCGCGGGACGACGCCGGGCTCTTCTTGCTCTCCTGGGCCGGGGCGCCGTTCGTCTTCTTTTCGCTCTCGAGCGCGAAGCTGCCGCATTACATTCTGCCGATTTTTCCCGCGCTCGCGCTGCTCACGGGAAAGGCGGCAGCCGAGGCCGCGCGGGAAGGCCGGGAGCGGCGGTGGATTTTTCACCTGCCCTGGATCTTTCAAGCGGTCACCGTCGCCTATCTTATCGCGGGCTGGTTTGTCCCCGAAATCCTGCCCGTTTATTTTCGCCACGGCATGGATCGGCTGATCTGCTGGTTCGCAGGCTGGGCGGCAGCGCTGGCGGCCCTTTACTTCCTTTTTCTCAGGTCAACGGGGCTCCCGGCGGCGAAGCGCCCCCTGCGGGTCTGGGGCTGTTATGCAGCGAGCGCGGGGCTCTGTCTGATCGTGGGCGTCCAGATCATGGCCGTGGTCTCGACGACCCGCTCCGCAAAGCCCGTGGCGGCGGAGGCCGCGAGGTGGCTCGAAAGCGGGAGACAGCCGGTCCTGTACGACACCTACCTCGCCGGGCTGTCCTATTACCTCAGGCGGGAGCGGCCGGTGTGGATCGTGACGCACGAACGCAAGACGAGGACGATCCTGGGGAACTTCTACGCCCTCGAAGAGCGGGCGCGGCCCACGACCCGGTACGGTGACGCTCTGCTCGACTTCGACGAGTTCAAGAAGATCTGGGAGGAGTCGGCCCGGCCGCTGCTGGTGATCGTCAAGGAGAAGAACCTGCAAAGAATGCGGCAGCAGCTCGGGCCGGGGGGGGAGGTCCGGGGGCGGGTGGACGAATACGTGTTGCTCACACGCCGCTGATCCGGCGGAGAAGCGCGCGAGCGGACAAACGACACCGATGGGGAATCTGGAAACTGCGATCGTTCTCGGCATCGTCGAGGGAGTCACCGAGTATCTTCCGGTCTCTTCGACCGGCCACCTCATCATCGTGGGCCATCTGCTGGGCTTCGTCGGCGACAAGGCGTCGCGCTTCGAGGTCGCGATCCAGTCGGGAGCGATTCTCGCGGTGGTTCTCCTGTACTGGAAGCGTTTTGTCGGCCTGTTGCCGTTCAGCCACGGCGCCGCCGGCGGTGCCGTTTCGGCGCTCTCCGGCTGGGGAGGGCTCTGGAGGATCGCGCTCGCCACCTTTCCAACGCTGCTCGTGGGCTTTCTCGGGCGCCATTGGATTCAGGAAAATCTCTTCACCCCCCGGGTCGTGACCTCGGCGCTCGTCGCAGGGGGCGTAGCGATCCTGATCGTGGAACGTTGCGCGGGAAAAAAGGCCGCGGGATCCCTCGATGCGCTCACTTCGGCGCAGGCACTGGGAATCGGCCTCTTCCAGGTCCTGGCCCTGTGGCCGGGAACCTCGCGCGCCGCAGCGACGATCCTCGGGGGCATGCTCCTGGGGCTCAATCGCAAGGGGGCCGCCGAGTTTTCGTTCCTGATCGCCGTACCCGTTCTGACGGCCGCGACCGGCTATCAGCTCTTGCGCATGCACGATGATGCCTCGGCAGGCGAGCTGATGCAGTTCGCCGTCGGTTTTCTCGTCTCCTTTCTGAGCGCGGCGCTCGCCGTGAAGACGTTCGTGAGCTTTCTCAGCCGCTGGAGCCTGGTTCCCTTCGCGTGGTACCGGCTGCTGGTCGCGCCGGTCTTTCACTGGCTCA is a genomic window of Candidatus Zixiibacteriota bacterium containing:
- a CDS encoding undecaprenyl-diphosphate phosphatase, translating into MGNLETAIVLGIVEGVTEYLPVSSTGHLIIVGHLLGFVGDKASRFEVAIQSGAILAVVLLYWKRFVGLLPFSHGAAGGAVSALSGWGGLWRIALATFPTLLVGFLGRHWIQENLFTPRVVTSALVAGGVAILIVERCAGKKAAGSLDALTSAQALGIGLFQVLALWPGTSRAAATILGGMLLGLNRKGAAEFSFLIAVPVLTAATGYQLLRMHDDASAGELMQFAVGFLVSFLSAALAVKTFVSFLSRWSLVPFAWYRLLVAPVFHWLTRGASL
- a CDS encoding glycosyltransferase family 39 protein — its product is MNHATVAIETYPGDAPRLAADRRLFALLWLFALALLFYRLGGPGLFEPDEGRNAEKAREILVLKDWVIPHENFVPVLDKPVFFYWLIAAAYGWFGVSEWVSRLPSAAAAAGCLALVYRFACKQWGFAAAVWSVTVLATSLEFFILARVVIFDMTLTFFVTAALFCFYEALHGPAAPRRLSLLSMYACLGAGTLVKGPIAVLIPAMVGVSYLLATKQWAKLGSLRLPLGAAIVLAIALPWYLAAEFRSPGYLRYFFWEENVARFLTPEFDRSRPWYFFVGVLAVGFSPWVFWLPLAGPSLRRQPRDDAGLFLLSWAGAPFVFFSLSSAKLPHYILPIFPALALLTGKAAAEAAREGRERRWIFHLPWIFQAVTVAYLIAGWFVPEILPVYFRHGMDRLICWFAGWAAALAALYFLFLRSTGLPAAKRPLRVWGCYAASAGLCLIVGVQIMAVVSTTRSAKPVAAEAARWLESGRQPVLYDTYLAGLSYYLRRERPVWIVTHERKTRTILGNFYALEERARPTTRYGDALLDFDEFKKIWEESARPLLVIVKEKNLQRMRQQLGPGGEVRGRVDEYVLLTRR